In Arthrobacter sp. Marseille-P9274, the following are encoded in one genomic region:
- a CDS encoding helix-turn-helix domain-containing protein has protein sequence MTHPALVPPLAIERYRVLEPHLADGIPLADLARTGTLSERTLQRWLGRYRAEGLAGLARLPRNDRGRLHLPEHLVELTRTLATKRPRPPVAAIHRKVQELAIAHGHRTPSYAAVARVVRAIPASQIAAASDPAVYRDQHELVHRREAATSNEMWQADHTVLDILVLDDAGTPVRPWLTVIVDDHSRAIAGYFLSLDAPSALNTALALRQAIWRKPNPEWIVSGIPEQLYVDNVLGWEAAAGKGQQVSLRRA, from the coding sequence GTGACGCATCCGGCGCTTGTCCCGCCGCTGGCGATCGAGCGCTACCGCGTCCTTGAACCGCACCTCGCCGATGGCATCCCGCTCGCGGACCTCGCCCGCACCGGCACGCTGAGCGAGCGGACGTTGCAGCGCTGGCTCGGGCGCTACCGTGCCGAAGGACTTGCCGGTCTCGCGCGTCTGCCGCGCAACGATCGGGGCAGGCTGCACCTGCCGGAACATCTGGTCGAACTGACCCGCACTCTCGCCACCAAGCGCCCGCGACCCCCGGTCGCCGCCATTCACCGAAAGGTGCAGGAACTCGCCATCGCGCATGGACACCGAACCCCCAGCTATGCGGCCGTCGCGCGTGTCGTCAGGGCGATACCGGCAAGCCAGATCGCCGCAGCCTCCGATCCGGCCGTCTACCGCGACCAGCACGAGCTAGTGCATCGGCGCGAAGCCGCGACCTCGAACGAGATGTGGCAGGCCGATCATACCGTTCTCGACATTCTCGTGCTCGATGATGCCGGAACCCCGGTGCGTCCTTGGCTGACCGTCATCGTTGACGATCACAGCCGAGCCATCGCCGGTTACTTCCTCAGCCTCGATGCCCCCAGTGCCCTCAACACGGCGCTCGCCTTGCGGCAGGCGATCTGGCGCAAGCCCAATCCCGAATGGATCGTCAGCGGCATTCCCGAACAGCTTTACGTCGACAACGTCCTAGGTTGGGAAGCAGCGGCGGGAAAAGGCCAGCAGGTCTCGTTGCGCCGAGCGTGA